The genomic interval TCGCGAATAGGCTATGAATCACATGAGTTCTTAACTCTTCAATATGTTCCAAAAATGGCATTTCTTTTTTTTCATATTTTCTTATATTTTTACCTTTTCTTATCAAGAGAAAATTGATATTCTTATATTCTTTAACTTTAGATTATTAAGATAATGAAAAAAATAAACCCAAAAACAGGTTATATGATATGAAATGCGGAATTGTTGGGCTTCCAAATATCGGTAAATCAACACTTTTTAACCTACTTTCTAATTCTAATAAAGCTTTATCAGAAAATTTTCCTTTTTGTACCATAGAACCCAATTATGGAATTACAAATGTTCCAGATAAAAGATTATATGAACTAAAGAAAATTATTAATCCAATGAAAGTAATTCCATACAAAATAAAAATTGTAGATATTGCTGGATTAATTAAAGGATCACATAAAGGAGATGGATTAGGAAATAAATTTTTATCTCATATTCGGGAAACGAATGTCATTATTCATATGATCCGTTTTTTCGATGATGCAAGTGTTCTTCACATGGAGGGATCTATAAATCCCATTCGTGATAAAGAGATTCTAGATTTAGAATTACAGTTAAAAGATTTTGAAACAATAGAAAAAATCTTGAAAAGAAATAAAAATATAAATAATAAATCTTCAATGTTATTGAAAAAAATTATTTCTTTTTTAGAAAAAGGAAAAAATATTAGAATGTTTCCATTTAAAAAAAATGAAAAAGAATACATAAAAGATTTACATTTATTAACCGTAAAACCTGTTATTTATGTATGTAATGTAAAAAATGAAAATGAAAAAGAGAATCATTCTTCCATGATAAAAAAAATAGGAGAAAAAGAAAAATCGAAGACAATAGTTTTATCACTAAAAAAAGAATCCAAAAAGAATTATTTTATTAACACAGAATCTGGAATTAATAAGTTGATAAAAGAAGCATACAAACTGTTGAATTTAAAAACTTTTTTTACAATAGGAAAAGAAGAAATTTGCGGATGGGCTATTCCAAATAACTATACCGCTTACCAAGCTTCTTCTATCATTCATACAGATTTCAAAAAAGGATTTCTTTTTGCAGAAGTAGTTCATTATAAAGATTTTATTCAACATGAATCTTTAGAAAAAGCGAAAAAGGAAGGTAAAATGTTTTTATCAGGAAAAAATTCTATCCTTCAAGATGGAGATATCATTCATTTCCGATTCAAAAAGTGATCAATTTTTATTTTTACGTTTTGAGTTAATCTCTTTTAAAGTTTCAAAAATTAATTGTACAGTTTTCTCTACGTCTTTTTTGTGTACCATTTCTACTGTAGTGTGCATATATCTAAGAGGAATAGAAATTAAAGAGGATACAACTCCCTTATTTGAATAAGCAAAAGCATCTGCATCTGTTCCAGTAGATCTAGATGAAACTAAACGTTGAAAATATATTTTTTTACTTTTAGCAGTATGTATAATAAGCTCTCTAAGGTCTTTTTGTATTGAAGGAGCATATACAATAACAGGTCCTTTTCCACATCTAATATCTCCTAGTACTTTTTTATCAACCATAGGAGTAGAAGTATCATGTGTGACATCCGTAACTATAACCATATTAGGTTTAATAGCATTAGAAATCATTTTAGCTCCTTTTAAACCAATTTCTTCTTGAACAGAATTCACAAAATACAAACCAAATTCAAAATTTTCTCTATATTTCTTTATCATTTTTGCCACTTCAGCAATTATAAATCCACCTATTTTATTATCTAATGCTCTGCATACAAAATAATTTTTATTCATAAGAAAAAATTTATCAGGATAAGTAATCAGACAACCTACATGAACACCCATTTTTTCTACTTCTCTTTTATCAAAAGCTCCTATATCTACAAATATATTATCAATATTAGGTTTTTTTTCATCTGAAGATTTTCTTGTATGAATAGCTGGCCAACCAAAAACTCCATCTACATATCCATTTTCTGTATGGATAATGACTCGTTTAGATGGAGCTATCTGATGATCTGATCCTCCATTACGAGAGACATAAATTATTCCATTTTCCGTGATATAATTCACATACCAAGAGATTTCATCAGCATGTGCTTCTATAATTAATTTATATGAAGAACTCGGATTTATGATTCCTACAACTGTTCCATATAAATCAGTTTCTATTTTTTCTACATAAGGACTGATGTATTTTTTCCACACTTCTTGTCCTTTATTTTCATCTCCTGCTGGAGAGAAAGTATTCAAATAGATTTCAAGAAATTTCATAGAAACTTCACTTATTGAATAAAAATTTTTTTCTTTCATATTTTTTTATATTACAAATCAAACAATGATACATCCTTCAAATATAAATTGAACAGAACCAGTCAAATAAATTTCTTTATATTCATTCTGTATTTTTTTAAATGAAACCCATAATTTTCCTCCCAAAGTCTGTACTAAAAAAGAATTAGATATCCCGCTGCTACTACTATTAATATTTTTTTTAAACTGAATTCTCTCCATTTCATATGCTGCAATTACAGATGCTACAACTCCAGTTCCACAGGATAAAGTTTCGTTTTCTACACCTCTTTCATAGGTTCTAACTTCTAAAGTATTAGAATTAAGTACTTTTACAAAATTAACATTTACCCCACCTATTTTAGAATAATGCTTCTGAAATCGTATCATTCTACCTTTTTTGTAAACATCTATTTTTTTGATGTCTTTTTCTACAAAAAAAATATGATGTGGAGATCCTGTATTTAAAAAGACATGATTAGAATTAACTTTTATCATATTTTTATTTACATCAATTAATTTCAATGAAACTAAATCCTTATTTTGAATTATTCCATAATGATATCCATCTACAGCTCTAAAATAGATTTCATTTCCTTTCGGAATTTTTAATTTCTTTGAAAAAGAAACGGCACAACGCCCCCCATTCCCACACATTGTACTTTCTTTTCCGTCAGAATTATAATACTTCATATAAAAATCACTTTTGGAATCATTTTGAATGAAAATGATTCCATCTGCGCCAATTCCAAAATGTCTATCACACAATTTTTTCATAAAGAAATGATTTTTTTCCTGTATTTTATTGTTTCGAATATCTATCAAAATGAAATCATTTCCAGTTCCTTGAAACTTTAAAAAATCTATTTTCATTTCATAATCTGAATAAGAAAAAAACGAAGTTACTATTATTTTTTTTTAAAAAAGTTGAATTTTAAAATTCATTAAATTTTTATATATTTTTGTGCATACTGAAAAAAAACTTTTCATGTTCTATTATTATGAAGAAAATAGTTTTTTATATTTTGATTAGCAGTATTATAAGTTCATTGGGAAGTATCGCAGCATACAAAAAATATGCTAAATCCTTTCTTTCTCCTTCATATGAAGTTTATCCAAGGAAAAAACGGGCATCATCAGCATTAGTTGATTCTTCAGGATTACCTGATTTTACTAGAGTAGTAGAAAAAACAATCCATGCAGTAGTCAATGTAAAAAATTACTCTAGAAATATTGGAGGAGTTGGAGGAAACAATAAATTAGATCCATTCGACTTTTTTTTTGGATTTCCTGATGATTTAGAAAAAGGAAGAATTCCTCAAAAAAACGATTTTATTGGTCTTCATGGATCTGGAGTAATTATATCTCCTGATGGATACATTGTTACCAATAATCATGTTATTAAACATGCAGAAAAAATCGAGATTACTCTCAATGATCAAAGATCTTATAGAGCAAAACTAATGGGAACAGATCCTAGCACTGATATAGCATTGTTAAAAATAAATGAAAAAAATTTACCCTTTATTTATTTTTCTGATTCTAATCAAGTAAAAGTAGGAGAATGGGTTTTGGCTATAGGAAATCCTTTTGATTTGAATTCCACTGTTACTGCTGGAATTATAAGTGCAAAAAACAGAAGTTTGGGAATTTTAAGAGGAGAAAATCAAGCAGCTATAGAATCGTTTTTTCAAACGGATGCTGCAGTGAATCCTGGAAATAGTGGGGGTGCATTGGTAAACACAAATGGAGAATTAATTGGAATTAATACTGCTATCTCTTCAGTTACAGGAAATTTTATAGGATATAGTTTTGCCGCTCCTTCCAATTTAGTGGGAAAAGTAATACAAGATATAAAAAAATATGGAACTGTACAACGTGCCTTTTTAGGAGTCAAAGGAATGGATCTTTCTAAGTCTGAATATTTAAAAGCTTATAATCATAAAACGCATACAAACATAAAACAGCAAAAAGGGTTCTTAATTGGAGAAGTTCTTCCTGGAAGCGGAGCTTATAATGCAGGAATTCAAAAAGGAGATATTATCAAAAGGATAGACGGAAAGTCAATACAAAACATTGCTGATTTATCATTTATAGTTGGCACAAAACATCCAGGAGATCAAATCAAAATAAATATTCTCCGTAATGGAAAAAGAAAAGATTTTAACGTAATTCTAAGAGATAGACAAGGAAGAAAAAAGATTATAAGAAAAGAAGATATGGATCCATCTGAATTACTAGGTGCAACTTTTGAATCTATTGAAAAAAAAAAGAGAAAATATTTAGGAATTGATTATGGAATTCGAGTCAAAGAAATAAAAAAATCGGGTCGTTTGAGTGGTATTGGAATAGAAGAAGGAGATATTATCTTATCTCTCAATGGAGAAAAAATGGAAAAACCTAGCGATATAAATAGTGTATTACATAGTTTATTAATAAAAAAACATTCAGGAGATGTCCCCGTAAAATACATTAAAAAAAATGGTGAAGTTTATATAGTTCTATTTGAAATAGATTAGAAATCTAAACTTCTGTTCCTGTTCCAATAAAGAAGAATTGTGATTATTCCAAAAATTCCATTCGGGATCCAAACAGATAAATAAGGAGGTAAATAATCTTTTGTGGAATAGACTTTCGTAAATTCTATGGAAAATAGATATAAAAAAGCTAAGATAATTCCAATTACTAGATTTTTTTCTATTCCTCCTTTTTTCTTTTTTGATGCAATAGATAATCCTAAAAGAGTAAATATAAAATTAGAAAAAGGTAAACTTATTCTTTGATAATATTCATTCAAATGAATATTTATATTTTTGGATCCTCTTTTTTTTTCTATTTCTATAAATTTTTTTAGTTCAGAACTGGTCATTGTTTCTGCTATATATTCTTCCGGTAAAAGCTCTTCTGGAGAGAGAAAAAAATTTTTATTCATATAAATTCCTCTAAAAAATAGGTCTTTATTTTTTTTTATATAGGTTTCACTATAATCATATAATATATATATATGATTTTTTTTTGACCAAAATATATTTTTTGACTTTAAAATATATGCCAGTTTCTTTCCATTAAATTTTTGATAAACAAATTCATCTCCTATATTTTTTTTTCTTGAAAAATTTCGAATAAAAATATATTCATTTTTAGATATTTGAGTACTGATCGTCTGATTGTTTTCATATTTATTCTTATATCTTGAACTTAACAAATATTGGTAATGGAATTTATTTTTCTTTTTGTTAGCTAAAGGTAAAAAAGAATGATTAATTGTAAAACTACTCATTCCTATAATGGAAGATGAGATCAAATAAGGGATGGTCATTCTTTTAAAACTAATTCCACTTCCTAGAATAGCAATAATTTCTGAATTATTTGTTAATCTTGACGTAAAAAAAATAACGGATAAAAAAACGGAAATGGGAGAAAAAGTATTGGCAAACCATATCGACCAATATGGATAATAACGGATTACAGCTTCTTTAATTGATCCTTGATTGTTTTCTAATCTG from Blattabacterium cuenoti carries:
- the dapF gene encoding diaminopimelate epimerase produces the protein MKIDFLKFQGTGNDFILIDIRNNKIQEKNHFFMKKLCDRHFGIGADGIIFIQNDSKSDFYMKYYNSDGKESTMCGNGGRCAVSFSKKLKIPKGNEIYFRAVDGYHYGIIQNKDLVSLKLIDVNKNMIKVNSNHVFLNTGSPHHIFFVEKDIKKIDVYKKGRMIRFQKHYSKIGGVNVNFVKVLNSNTLEVRTYERGVENETLSCGTGVVASVIAAYEMERIQFKKNINSSSSGISNSFLVQTLGGKLWVSFKKIQNEYKEIYLTGSVQFIFEGCIIV
- a CDS encoding Do family serine endopeptidase, with amino-acid sequence MKKIVFYILISSIISSLGSIAAYKKYAKSFLSPSYEVYPRKKRASSALVDSSGLPDFTRVVEKTIHAVVNVKNYSRNIGGVGGNNKLDPFDFFFGFPDDLEKGRIPQKNDFIGLHGSGVIISPDGYIVTNNHVIKHAEKIEITLNDQRSYRAKLMGTDPSTDIALLKINEKNLPFIYFSDSNQVKVGEWVLAIGNPFDLNSTVTAGIISAKNRSLGILRGENQAAIESFFQTDAAVNPGNSGGALVNTNGELIGINTAISSVTGNFIGYSFAAPSNLVGKVIQDIKKYGTVQRAFLGVKGMDLSKSEYLKAYNHKTHTNIKQQKGFLIGEVLPGSGAYNAGIQKGDIIKRIDGKSIQNIADLSFIVGTKHPGDQIKINILRNGKRKDFNVILRDRQGRKKIIRKEDMDPSELLGATFESIEKKKRKYLGIDYGIRVKEIKKSGRLSGIGIEEGDIILSLNGEKMEKPSDINSVLHSLLIKKHSGDVPVKYIKKNGEVYIVLFEID
- a CDS encoding M42 family metallopeptidase, with protein sequence MKEKNFYSISEVSMKFLEIYLNTFSPAGDENKGQEVWKKYISPYVEKIETDLYGTVVGIINPSSSYKLIIEAHADEISWYVNYITENGIIYVSRNGGSDHQIAPSKRVIIHTENGYVDGVFGWPAIHTRKSSDEKKPNIDNIFVDIGAFDKREVEKMGVHVGCLITYPDKFFLMNKNYFVCRALDNKIGGFIIAEVAKMIKKYRENFEFGLYFVNSVQEEIGLKGAKMISNAIKPNMVIVTDVTHDTSTPMVDKKVLGDIRCGKGPVIVYAPSIQKDLRELIIHTAKSKKIYFQRLVSSRSTGTDADAFAYSNKGVVSSLISIPLRYMHTTVEMVHKKDVEKTVQLIFETLKEINSKRKNKN
- a CDS encoding LptF/LptG family permease, whose amino-acid sequence is MKILDRYIILNVLVTFLFILIGGQILSVVIDITQRMHRLENNQGSIKEAVIRYYPYWSIWFANTFSPISVFLSVIFFTSRLTNNSEIIAILGSGISFKRMTIPYLISSSIIGMSSFTINHSFLPLANKKKNKFHYQYLLSSRYKNKYENNQTISTQISKNEYIFIRNFSRKKNIGDEFVYQKFNGKKLAYILKSKNIFWSKKNHIYILYDYSETYIKKNKDLFFRGIYMNKNFFLSPEELLPEEYIAETMTSSELKKFIEIEKKRGSKNINIHLNEYYQRISLPFSNFIFTLLGLSIASKKKKGGIEKNLVIGIILAFLYLFSIEFTKVYSTKDYLPPYLSVWIPNGIFGIITILLYWNRNRSLDF
- the ychF gene encoding redox-regulated ATPase YchF; amino-acid sequence: MKCGIVGLPNIGKSTLFNLLSNSNKALSENFPFCTIEPNYGITNVPDKRLYELKKIINPMKVIPYKIKIVDIAGLIKGSHKGDGLGNKFLSHIRETNVIIHMIRFFDDASVLHMEGSINPIRDKEILDLELQLKDFETIEKILKRNKNINNKSSMLLKKIISFLEKGKNIRMFPFKKNEKEYIKDLHLLTVKPVIYVCNVKNENEKENHSSMIKKIGEKEKSKTIVLSLKKESKKNYFINTESGINKLIKEAYKLLNLKTFFTIGKEEICGWAIPNNYTAYQASSIIHTDFKKGFLFAEVVHYKDFIQHESLEKAKKEGKMFLSGKNSILQDGDIIHFRFKK